In the Sphingomonas sp. OV641 genome, one interval contains:
- a CDS encoding acyltransferase — protein sequence MGDTTDARRGDGFSTKSGQDMERGDQKSGQGAFAVMDAMRCVLAVVVAFAHAWYLLIEDYCGQASVAASAGYFLAGYAHASVILFFVLSGFWIARSIDRRIGDWHWSSYLIDRLARLLVVLVPALVIGGALDAVGLYALESSTHLGTTETYVLRKDVVGALEWHVLLGNILFLQGIVVAPFGTNGPLWSLAYEFWFYIWFPAIVVSWRQRRPSIFLIFIGLAWITPFMLIGFACWLCGAALHGMTKTHLTDFPRSPIGRTWLIIASSILPAILIVVRVVGLEGLELALAGAFALFLYILLRANPPTPRWLRPFAGYGAKASFSLYAMHFPIMAFAAALLVGSERLPPTAGNIALVGATLALAVFACGLFATLTERHTARVRTFFYAKLLTVQKACAGRLVS from the coding sequence ATGCGCTGTGTCCTGGCAGTCGTAGTCGCGTTCGCACATGCTTGGTATCTCCTCATCGAAGATTATTGCGGGCAAGCCTCGGTCGCGGCTTCGGCCGGCTATTTTTTGGCTGGTTATGCGCATGCAAGCGTCATTCTTTTCTTCGTGCTCAGCGGCTTCTGGATCGCGCGCAGTATCGACAGACGGATCGGGGATTGGCATTGGTCAAGCTACCTGATCGACCGCCTTGCGCGATTGCTGGTCGTGCTAGTGCCGGCATTGGTGATCGGTGGAGCGCTCGACGCGGTGGGCCTCTACGCCCTCGAGTCATCGACCCATCTCGGCACGACCGAGACTTACGTGCTGCGCAAGGATGTCGTCGGCGCGCTCGAGTGGCATGTGCTGCTAGGCAACATTCTCTTCTTGCAGGGCATCGTGGTTGCGCCGTTCGGCACTAACGGACCACTTTGGAGCCTCGCTTATGAATTCTGGTTTTACATCTGGTTTCCGGCCATTGTCGTCAGTTGGAGGCAACGTCGCCCGTCAATCTTCTTAATTTTTATCGGTCTGGCCTGGATTACGCCATTCATGCTGATCGGCTTTGCTTGTTGGCTTTGTGGTGCTGCGCTTCATGGTATGACCAAAACGCATCTGACCGATTTTCCCCGATCACCGATTGGCCGCACCTGGCTGATCATTGCGAGCAGCATATTACCGGCAATACTTATCGTTGTGCGGGTTGTCGGACTGGAGGGCCTTGAACTGGCACTGGCGGGCGCATTCGCACTTTTTCTATATATATTGCTACGAGCGAATCCGCCAACGCCGCGCTGGTTGCGACCGTTCGCCGGTTATGGAGCAAAAGCCAGCTTTTCACTCTATGCCATGCACTTTCCAATCATGGCATTCGCCGCAGCGTTGTTAGTGGGCTCTGAGCGCTTACCACCAACGGCGGGCAACATCGCACTTGTTGGCGCTACGCTCGCACTTGCAGTTTTTGCCTGTGGTCTGTTTGCGACTCTCACCGAACGGCACACCGCGCGGGTACGCACCTTCTTCTACGCCAAGCTGTTGACCGTCCAGAAAGCGTGCGCGGGCCGTTTGGTATCCTAG
- a CDS encoding DUF305 domain-containing protein, whose protein sequence is MMKNAYVSLAVQTVVSGIIMYFVMFVMIDSLGSFYNNLNMFYMTLMMVAPMVVAMILAMRHMFPSRAANSALIIGSIAVFLGSYALIRTQTTIGDRAFTRSMIPHHSGAILMCQEASLRDPELKALCGEIIKGQRREIDQMKAILPRL, encoded by the coding sequence ATGATGAAGAACGCATATGTGAGCTTGGCGGTGCAGACCGTCGTCAGCGGCATCATCATGTATTTCGTTATGTTCGTGATGATCGACAGTTTAGGCAGCTTCTACAACAACCTGAATATGTTCTATATGACGCTGATGATGGTCGCGCCGATGGTAGTCGCGATGATCCTCGCCATGCGCCATATGTTTCCTTCCAGGGCGGCGAACAGCGCACTAATTATCGGCTCGATCGCGGTCTTCCTCGGCAGCTACGCGCTGATCCGGACGCAGACGACGATCGGAGACCGGGCGTTCACGCGGTCGATGATTCCGCATCACTCGGGCGCGATCCTGATGTGCCAAGAGGCGTCGCTCCGTGATCCCGAGTTGAAAGCGCTATGCGGCGAAATCATCAAGGGGCAGCGCCGCGAGATCGATCAGATGAAGGCCATTCTTCCCCGGCTTTGA